AAACTTCATAAAGAGGGAATTGACCTTAACACAATAAATAGCAGTGGAGCCTCTGCGTTAATAGTAGCAGTTGAAAAAGAGCAGGAAGAAGTAGTTAGCTATTTGATTAAAGCCGGAGCTGATTTAAACATCGAAACGAAAATGGGGGGTACCGCTTTAACTAGGGCTGCTGAGAATGGTAATCTAACAATGATTAACCAGCTTTTTGAAAAAGGAGTAAACGTTAGTTCTCTGGCACTGATTGTTGCTGCTCGTAAAGGTAATCTTGAGGCTGTACAGCTCCTTACTGAAAAAGGAGCTGATATAGATTTTCAACAAAGATGGGGGCATACTGCTCTTATGGTTGCCGCCAAAAGCGGAAGTCTGGATGTAGTAAAATATCTTATTGAAGAGGGGGCAAATATCTCGC
This genomic window from Balneola sp. contains:
- a CDS encoding ankyrin repeat domain-containing protein, yielding MESQDLIIAAKEGNLETVKKLHKEGIDLNTINSSGASALIVAVEKEQEEVVSYLIKAGADLNIETKMGGTALTRAAENGNLTMINQLFEKGVNVSSLALIVAARKGNLEAVQLLTEKGADIDFQQRWGHTALMVAAKSGSLDVVKYLIEEGANISLRDRNGDTAMMIANENDHDDVVLVLKRAGAITESKPKKEKNTAPAPEDEEEEEIDDTPDVEDLVSDEQAPDEIDLDD